The Cetobacterium ceti genome has a window encoding:
- a CDS encoding coproporphyrinogen-III oxidase family protein, translating to MFNTRFKSHHDVKDVITSKVKRKISLPFKYWSLLNKDPIDIDGGIYVHTPYCDKICSFCNMNRKQLDNDLENYTNYLVKEINKYKFKNYIQKKRFSVVFFGGGTPTIFKPHQLEKILKALRETFILAENFEFTFETTLHNLTWEKLEVMKKYGVNRLSIGIQTFSDRGRKLLNRTYDQKWVKNRIKELRTKFEGLVCIDIIYNYLDQTEEEVINDAKIAGELSPDSISFYSLMIHEGSKISKDLNTGEKTFDYQLERDRKLHDIFLNTIEKEGYNILEHTKVSKGTDSYRYIKNVHQLKDLIPIGVGAGGRVSNIEMFNLNKIVTFYATDSPLSTKLKKLSGATQYEFVSYESIKNIVGDHFDEIFKLLKDLEKEEYIILFDDKYQYTRKGTFWGNNISAILVEKLFELEK from the coding sequence ATGTTTAACACTAGATTTAAATCGCACCATGATGTTAAAGATGTTATTACATCAAAAGTAAAAAGAAAAATTTCCTTGCCATTTAAATATTGGAGCTTATTAAATAAAGATCCTATAGATATAGATGGTGGTATTTACGTACATACACCATATTGTGATAAAATATGTTCTTTTTGCAATATGAACAGAAAACAATTGGATAATGATTTAGAAAATTATACAAATTATTTAGTTAAAGAAATTAATAAATATAAATTTAAAAATTATATTCAGAAAAAAAGATTTTCTGTTGTATTTTTCGGAGGAGGAACTCCTACAATTTTTAAACCACATCAACTTGAAAAAATTTTAAAAGCTTTAAGAGAAACTTTTATTTTAGCTGAAAATTTTGAATTTACTTTTGAAACAACTTTACATAATTTAACCTGGGAAAAATTAGAAGTAATGAAAAAATATGGAGTAAATAGATTAAGTATCGGTATTCAAACTTTTTCCGATAGAGGAAGAAAATTATTAAATAGAACATATGATCAAAAATGGGTTAAAAATAGAATTAAAGAATTACGTACAAAATTTGAAGGATTAGTTTGTATAGATATCATCTATAATTACTTAGATCAAACAGAAGAAGAAGTTATAAACGATGCTAAAATTGCTGGTGAGCTTTCTCCAGATAGTATAAGTTTTTATTCTTTAATGATACATGAAGGGTCTAAAATATCTAAAGATTTAAATACAGGAGAGAAAACTTTTGATTATCAATTGGAAAGAGATAGAAAACTTCATGATATTTTCTTAAATACCATTGAAAAAGAAGGCTATAATATTTTAGAACATACAAAAGTATCTAAAGGTACTGATTCCTATAGGTATATAAAAAATGTACATCAATTAAAAGATTTAATTCCTATAGGTGTTGGAGCTGGGGGAAGAGTATCAAATATTGAAATGTTTAATCTCAATAAAATTGTAACATTTTATGCTACTGATTCACCTCTTAGTACAAAACTGAAAAAATTATCTGGAGCAACTCAATATGAATTTGTTTCATATGAAAGTATCAAAAATATTGTAGGTGATCATTTTGATGAAATATTTAAATTATTAAAAGATTTAGAAAAAGAAGAATATATTATTTTATTTGATGATAAATATCAATACACTAGAAAAGGAACTTTTTGGGGAAATAATATTTCTGCTATTTTAGTTGAAAAACTATTTGAATTAGAAAAATAA
- a CDS encoding TonB-dependent receptor has product MKNILLLAIIVSSLATAQEIKLDGSIITSTTGFEENLLKENKNITVISKETLEKKDYKNVEEVLRDAPNVMVQETYFGPVIDLRGNGERAISRVKVLVDGIGINPIDESMGTLPINTIPVNSIERIEIIPGGGAVLNGSGTAGGVVNVITKSTARKNYFTSSYGNMSYDTNKASFGGGYNITDRLYMNMGYSYLKGNGYRNDDDREEGSFTGGFDYKISDRQRIRIQGTKFRGNQDTSNPINKELLAQNRKAAGFPVESNSDRESYSLDHEFKVNDKFTVLTTLYDQRYKRNFVENSVMDYEMEMPKKKSVFVPNMNAQMDGRFDEKSKGAKIRGKYIYDRGELVLGYDYNKTKLKRSSLITATGDKYDYIMGPIKLPTVIKPVDVSVNVDNDIFKETNGFYGLNRYNLTEKLQLTTGLRYEHSSYGGTRSSVSNINTSYPNYMGGKPIKINKTRVAEDKKSSDNFAGEIGLNYSYSDTGSIYTRYERGFISPMPGQITDKDQKGEYKPNNLKSETSDTLEVGVKDFIGNSFLSWSVFTTFTEDEISLIQGSVHNPATKWWSYKNLGKTRRIGTELFAEQYFGNLTLNQGITYVNTKITKGDYKGDKVPMAPEGKLTLGANYKITEKLTSGVTFNYVGKSTVREFDKKDNTFKTNISGYHFTDLTVQYKVNEYFTVSGGINNIFNNNYNYSETRDSAIPAPGRNYYLSGAISL; this is encoded by the coding sequence ATGAAAAATATATTATTGTTAGCAATTATAGTATCAAGTTTAGCCACGGCACAAGAAATAAAATTAGATGGAAGTATAATCACATCGACAACAGGTTTTGAGGAAAATTTATTAAAAGAAAATAAAAATATAACAGTAATTTCCAAAGAAACCTTAGAAAAAAAAGATTATAAAAATGTGGAGGAAGTTTTAAGAGATGCTCCAAATGTAATGGTTCAAGAAACATATTTTGGACCTGTGATAGATTTAAGAGGAAATGGAGAAAGAGCAATATCAAGAGTAAAAGTTTTAGTTGATGGTATTGGAATAAATCCAATAGATGAATCTATGGGAACTTTACCAATAAATACAATACCGGTAAATTCTATAGAAAGAATAGAGATTATTCCTGGTGGAGGAGCAGTATTAAATGGTTCTGGAACTGCAGGAGGAGTTGTAAATGTTATTACAAAATCAACAGCTAGAAAAAATTATTTTACAAGTAGTTATGGAAATATGTCCTATGACACAAACAAAGCATCTTTTGGTGGAGGATATAATATAACGGATAGATTATATATGAATATGGGATATTCTTATTTAAAGGGAAATGGATATAGGAATGACGATGATAGAGAGGAAGGAAGTTTTACAGGTGGATTTGACTATAAAATTTCTGATAGACAAAGAATAAGAATTCAAGGAACAAAATTTAGAGGAAATCAAGATACATCTAATCCAATAAACAAAGAACTTTTAGCACAAAATAGAAAAGCTGCAGGATTCCCTGTGGAAAGTAATAGTGATAGAGAAAGCTATTCATTAGATCATGAATTTAAAGTGAATGATAAATTTACAGTATTAACAACTTTATATGATCAAAGATATAAAAGAAATTTTGTAGAAAATTCAGTAATGGATTATGAAATGGAAATGCCTAAGAAAAAAAGTGTATTTGTTCCTAATATGAATGCTCAAATGGATGGAAGGTTTGATGAAAAGTCTAAAGGTGCAAAAATTAGAGGTAAATATATTTATGATAGGGGAGAATTAGTTTTAGGATATGATTATAATAAAACTAAATTAAAAAGAAGTAGTTTAATAACGGCTACTGGAGATAAATATGATTATATTATGGGTCCAATAAAATTACCGACGGTAATAAAACCTGTTGACGTATCAGTTAATGTTGACAATGATATTTTCAAAGAGACAAATGGATTTTATGGTTTAAATAGATATAATTTAACAGAAAAATTACAATTAACAACGGGATTAAGATATGAACATTCTTCTTATGGAGGAACTAGAAGTAGTGTTTCAAATATAAATACAAGTTATCCTAATTATATGGGGGGAAAACCTATAAAGATTAATAAAACTAGAGTAGCAGAGGATAAAAAATCTTCAGATAATTTTGCCGGAGAGATCGGATTAAATTATTCTTATAGTGATACAGGAAGTATTTATACAAGATATGAAAGAGGCTTTATATCACCTATGCCAGGTCAAATTACCGATAAAGATCAAAAAGGAGAATATAAACCAAATAATTTAAAATCAGAAACTTCAGATACTTTAGAAGTTGGGGTTAAAGATTTTATAGGAAATAGTTTCTTATCATGGAGTGTATTTACAACATTCACAGAAGATGAAATTAGTTTAATTCAAGGAAGTGTTCATAATCCAGCTACGAAATGGTGGAGTTATAAAAATTTAGGAAAAACAAGAAGAATAGGAACAGAATTATTTGCAGAGCAATATTTTGGAAATTTAACATTAAATCAGGGGATTACCTATGTAAATACAAAAATTACAAAGGGAGATTATAAGGGTGATAAAGTTCCAATGGCTCCAGAAGGGAAGCTAACATTGGGAGCAAATTATAAAATAACTGAAAAATTAACAAGTGGAGTTACTTTTAACTATGTGGGAAAAAGTACAGTTAGAGAATTTGATAAAAAAGATAATACATTTAAAACAAATATTTCAGGATATCATTTCACAGATTTAACAGTGCAATATAAAGTTAATGAATATTTTACTGTTAGCGGTGGAATTAATAATATATTTAATAATAATTACAACTACTCAGAAACAAGAGATAGCGCGATTCCAGCTCCAGGAAGAAATTATTACTTATCAGGAGCTATATCTCTATAG
- a CDS encoding ExbD/TolR family protein, with product MRRKAKRDLITPDLTPLIDVVFLLLIFFMIVTNFNKYSGFKLELPTSGVTTEIDQNKALEIIIDKDKRYFVKNENDSKEIPIENLAEYITGQKEVIVTADKSLDYETVVELLGKIKNNSVESISLSTFQ from the coding sequence ATGAGAAGAAAAGCTAAAAGAGATCTTATAACTCCTGACTTGACTCCTTTAATTGATGTGGTATTTCTATTACTTATATTTTTTATGATTGTTACGAATTTTAATAAATATAGTGGGTTTAAATTAGAATTACCTACATCTGGAGTTACAACGGAAATAGATCAGAATAAGGCTTTAGAAATTATTATTGATAAAGATAAAAGATATTTTGTAAAAAATGAAAATGATAGCAAAGAAATTCCTATTGAAAATTTAGCTGAATATATAACAGGGCAAAAAGAAGTTATAGTAACAGCTGATAAAAGTTTAGATTATGAAACAGTTGTGGAACTTTTAGGTAAAATAAAAAATAATTCAGTAGAATCTATAAGTTTATCAACGTTCCAATAG
- a CDS encoding MotA/TolQ/ExbB proton channel family protein produces the protein MLYGYFQQGGPLVWILFGMSVIGCSIVLEKMVYLFKREKKYKKIFKQRVISLVANNELEEAIAISKTENNSIGRTVSAFLQRMNIKGDYHHFEQLTKEIEFQEVEGLERHLHILGIIAYTAPMVGLLGTVTGMIAAFNQMALQGAGNPNVVAGGISQALITTAAGLIVAIPAMITYNLLNKRLDKVSDEIDKITTTIVNIVRGK, from the coding sequence ATGTTATACGGTTATTTTCAACAGGGAGGGCCATTAGTTTGGATTTTATTTGGAATGTCAGTAATAGGATGTTCTATAGTTTTGGAAAAAATGGTTTACTTATTTAAGAGGGAAAAAAAATATAAAAAAATATTTAAACAAAGAGTTATTTCTTTAGTAGCAAATAATGAATTAGAAGAGGCAATTGCTATATCTAAAACTGAAAATAATTCTATTGGAAGAACTGTTAGTGCTTTTTTACAAAGAATGAATATAAAAGGTGATTATCATCATTTTGAACAATTGACAAAGGAAATAGAATTTCAAGAAGTGGAAGGGTTAGAAAGACATTTACATATTTTAGGAATTATAGCTTATACAGCTCCAATGGTAGGATTACTAGGAACAGTAACAGGAATGATAGCAGCTTTTAATCAGATGGCCTTACAAGGAGCTGGAAATCCAAATGTTGTAGCAGGAGGTATTTCACAAGCGTTGATAACTACAGCTGCTGGTTTAATTGTAGCTATTCCAGCAATGATAACTTATAACTTATTAAATAAAAGATTAGATAAAGTTTCTGATGAAATAGATAAAATAACAACAACTATCGTAAACATAGTTAGGGGGAAATAG
- the rbr gene encoding rubrerythrin, protein MSNKSLKGSQTEKNLQAAFAGESMARNKYSFYASQAKKDGYVQIAKFFEDTANNEMAHAKIWFKLLHGGMPETIQNLLDGEEGENYEWTSMYSEFAKQAREEGYNDIAELFEGVGAIEKEHDERYQALLANLKRDEVFRKTENERWECMNCGHIHEGKEAPESCPVCNHPQAFFMIKPTNY, encoded by the coding sequence ATGTCTAATAAGTCACTTAAAGGATCTCAAACAGAAAAAAATCTACAAGCCGCATTTGCTGGAGAATCTATGGCAAGAAACAAATATTCATTCTATGCTAGTCAAGCTAAAAAAGATGGATATGTTCAAATTGCTAAATTCTTTGAAGATACAGCTAACAATGAAATGGCCCATGCTAAAATTTGGTTCAAATTATTACATGGAGGTATGCCTGAAACTATTCAAAATCTTTTAGATGGAGAAGAAGGAGAAAACTACGAGTGGACTTCTATGTATTCTGAATTCGCAAAACAAGCTAGAGAAGAAGGATACAATGATATTGCTGAACTTTTTGAAGGTGTTGGAGCAATTGAAAAAGAACACGATGAGAGATATCAAGCTCTTTTAGCTAACCTAAAAAGAGACGAAGTATTTAGAAAAACTGAAAATGAAAGATGGGAATGTATGAACTGTGGACATATCCACGAAGGAAAAGAAGCTCCTGAGTCTTGTCCAGTTTGTAATCATCCACAAGCTTTCTTTATGATAAAACCAACTAATTATTAA
- a CDS encoding YbaN family protein — protein sequence MIILKQKILFVIGIFSLILGTIGIFLPILPTTPFVILSAFLFERSSEKFHKMLINNKIFGKYLKDYMEKKGISYKNKIIALIFLTLGMTKGFLSMKTPIGKTALIIIFIGVSTHIIKLKTLKGE from the coding sequence GTGATTATTTTGAAACAAAAAATATTATTTGTAATAGGGATTTTTTCTTTAATTTTAGGAACAATTGGAATTTTTTTGCCAATTCTTCCAACTACGCCCTTTGTAATTCTTTCTGCTTTTTTATTCGAAAGAAGTTCTGAGAAGTTCCATAAAATGTTAATCAATAATAAAATATTTGGTAAATATTTAAAGGATTACATGGAAAAAAAGGGGATTTCTTATAAAAATAAAATAATTGCTTTAATTTTCCTTACACTTGGAATGACAAAGGGATTTTTATCCATGAAAACTCCTATTGGTAAAACTGCATTAATAATTATTTTCATAGGAGTCTCAACACATATTATAAAACTTAAAACTTTAAAGGGAGAGTAA
- a CDS encoding flavodoxin family protein, which translates to MKKTALIYSSLTGNTKKIGDAIFEIIPGDKSIYSIEEAKELSFEEYDRIIVGFWVDKGHADSRVKKLINRLKNKEIAFFGTLGAEPDSDHGRKVYTKVSELCSKNNNLIGGFLSLGKVSDKLVEMMKKFPLNLIHPLTPERKARIEKASTHPDENDLNDAKNYFISILN; encoded by the coding sequence ATGAAAAAAACCGCTTTAATTTACTCATCATTAACAGGAAATACTAAAAAAATAGGAGATGCCATATTTGAAATTATCCCTGGGGATAAATCAATTTATTCAATTGAAGAAGCTAAAGAGTTATCCTTTGAAGAATATGATAGAATTATTGTTGGTTTCTGGGTAGATAAAGGCCATGCTGATTCAAGAGTAAAAAAATTAATTAATAGATTAAAAAATAAAGAAATTGCTTTCTTTGGTACATTAGGGGCTGAACCTGATTCAGATCATGGTAGAAAGGTCTATACAAAGGTTTCTGAATTATGTTCTAAAAATAATAATTTAATTGGTGGATTTTTAAGCTTAGGAAAAGTTTCAGATAAATTAGTAGAAATGATGAAGAAATTTCCATTAAATTTAATTCATCCACTAACTCCTGAAAGAAAAGCAAGAATTGAAAAAGCTAGTACACATCCAGATGAAAATGATTTAAATGATGCTAAAAATTACTTTATTTCAATTTTAAATTAA